CAGGCTGAGATCAATATTGTCAAACAGATACAACAGGAATCGTTCCCTGAGGATTTCAAACTGCTGCGGACTGGAAAGTCGGTCAGGTCTGGAAGTCGGCTGGTTACCCTGGCCCCTGAAATTGATTTGTCCAGTGGGCTTATAAGAGTAGGAGGCCGTTTAAGGAGAGTTGTTGACATGCAGGATTCGGTTCTGCATCCTCTAGTCCTGGATTCTAATCACCCGGTCACTCGTTTGATCATTCACCACTACGACCACCAGTTGCATCATCCTGGATCTGAGCGTCTGTTCGCGGAAATTAGGAGATACTACTGGATCTTACGAGGACGCGAAACTTCTGTGGAGGTGAAAGGGAGTTACGAGAAGCTTATGCCGCACTGGTTCCTGATATACAGCATCATCTTGCCAAACAAAAGATACATTTCCGCTTTAATCCCCCATCGGCCCCTCACTTTGGTGGGGTTTGGGAAAGAGAAGTGAGATCTGTCAAATCAGCCTTGTACACAGTTGTGGGTTCACAGCCCGTTCCTGAGGAGGTCTTAATGACAGTCTTGCTGGAAGTAGAGGCCATCCTGAACTCAAAACCTTTAGGATATGTGTCGTCAGACGTGGCAGATGCCGACCCAGTGACCCCAAATAGTCTCCTAATGGGGCGGCCTGATGGATCTCTACCTCAAGTCATTTACCCAGAATCGGAAATGTTGAGTCGTCGGTACTGGAGACACTCTCAGGTCCTGGCAGACCGATTCTGGTCTAAGTTCGTGAGGGACTATCTTCCAGGTCTCCAAACCCGGCAGAAATGGCAAGCCTCTCCTCCTGATTTGAAGGAGAAAACCATTGTTATGATTGTGGACCCCCAACTACCTCGGAGCTTATGGCCTGTGGGCCAAGTCATCAAAACCCACCTAAGCCCAGATGGTCATATCAGGTCAGCAGATGTGAAGATAAAGGACCAAGTTTATACCAGACCAGTAGCCCGCCTGGTCATCCTGCCAGCTTTACCAAAGGATGGACTTAACGCCTCCAAGTAAAGTCGCCTTTATGGGAAGCAAAGATGCTTGCATCTTTGGGGGCGGCTGTATTAAAGGCTCCTTTAAaagggacttttattttgaaaccgGAGTCACCGCTGTTCTGCGGATTGTAAACAGTGTAGTTAGTTGAGCTGCCGCTGTCTGtggtgtctgtgtgaactgTGTGAGCTGTCATCTAAATGATGTGAACAACTGTTTGTTGATGGTGATTGCTGCAGATGTAACATCAAGATGTTAGTCACTGACCTCAAAGTAAGCCTTTTGTGATTAATGTTTGTGTTATTGTGTTATTTGAACGGCTTTACATGTATGCTGTATAATACAGACATGCCCAGACTTGCCCTGAAGTAATCTTTCTGTTATATTAAGATTGTTAATATAAGTTTCTTATGATTATTCGTTCTGTATTGAGCTACAGATCAGTATTACGGGTTTATGATGTTATTTTAATGATGCAAGATTTGGGTGTTTGAGAAGTTGTAAACGAGTGAGATTTATGTTGCGTTTGTGTAAATGCTGCGTCTTTATTCAATCCATATATGGACATTGCATAGTAATGACAGGATTGTTTATGAGAGTTTACTTATAAATACCTTGTTTTGTTTATGTAATTTCCTTGTTTAATAGAGATATCATTGATGTAAATGATAAATGCTAATTATTTATGTAGTGAATATTCATaatggtatatatatatatatatatatatatatatatatatatatatatatatatatatacatatatatattttagtttattCATTATCTTTATTGTCTATTATTTTTCAGACTATGTTCATCTTTGAGTATGCATCTGTGCTCCATCCCTTTACCATCAATACAATCTGTTAAACTGAACTCCTGTCTCCTCATTATTAGTGCTCTGACCGGCACTCGGGAGGGTTTACTCGTCCGATACAGAATCAGAACCTAACAGTTTAAAAGCCTTCCTAACACAGCCGTTGCAGACCCGCAATGactcttgggatatcctcggctgttaagggtccattcgttctatccttaaaAGCGCGGAGAaagaggacgcattttgaggcttcattctaagcatcctttgaattgggacggccttacccacctcaagtcgcgctgctgtgacgcaatcggtcttaaaatacgtccttagaaggtcgcagcctttgaattgggacacagctacaCTGTGCGGttatcatgctgaatttctgacactgccagaaaactatcgtaggctatctttggacgtaAGACCCGGAAAACGTCCGTCTTTGAATCTCTCTCACTGTACAACATAGGATCACTGATAAAGATCCACGATCACAGAAACTGTaatgattgtttcacgatggcaatctttcgtctgggccaataatcgtgcagtgtatcccgggcttaagaTCGATTATTTGgcctccttcaagtccaaaaaatgtgcatttatccttcacaaaagtaCTCCAAACTGCTCCAGGGgaataaacaaaggtcttctgaaaGTAACCCGTGTGGTGCTGTCAtcgaaatatccatatttaacgTATGACAAATGAGAAGGGGAGGGgtacagagcagcagcagagaaccCTGCGGAAACGGTGTACACCctcatcttgaatgcggacgcgactaagatggcggcgtcACCGGAAgcttgttatttttgtttataaagttttaaatatggatatttctctgacaacaccgcacggattaccctcagaaggtgTCTGTCCATCACCCTGGAGCTGTTTGGAATACTTTGGAGAAGGATAAATGCAcaatttttggacttgaaggagtcgaccccgtaactttacattttaccaaatgacattttctaaaataactgaaaatgtgtttgtctgaaaaatgatggacataggcatctcggacggcttggtggtgagtaaatcatgggttaaatatttttggccaaaccatcCCTTTTAAATAAGATTACACAATAAAAAatctatacatttctttttgttTCGTTATTTTGTAATAAATCTGTCTAGTCAGGCcaagttttaaatcattctACTATGTAGAAATAGAGGGAGTAGGtggccttcaaatattgtttttgAACAATACGGGGGCTTTAAAGTGAAAAAGGTTGAGAATTGCTGCTGTATAGTGAATGGCAATAGAATGAAACTGTGAAAGTTGCAGCTAAAAATGTTCTGTTACTTTGAAGCTTACCACAGTTTCCGCTTTAGAGAGCTTCACATTTACACAGCTCTCTTTGGTTTCACCAACAAGGCTTGAGGTGTTatactaaaacacatgtttaaGCTGTTTCAGTTTaccttaaaatatgccagtgccattgatttgtctcaagttgtctgtgaaaccaggccttaAGTTGTGTCATATTAAACAGTGTTTGAAGATAATTTCATTGGTTTACAATTCATACATTGAGCAAATTATAGATTTTATGG
This sequence is a window from Misgurnus anguillicaudatus chromosome 9, ASM2758022v2, whole genome shotgun sequence. Protein-coding genes within it:
- the LOC141366188 gene encoding uncharacterized protein gives rise to the protein MTAQELRAIHAPGTPPEAEDYRQAEINIVKQIQQESFPEDFKLLRTGKSVRSGSRLVTLAPEIDLSSGLIRVGGRLRRVVDMQDSEILLDLTRTRNFCGGERELREAYAALVPDIQHHLAKQKIHFRFNPPSAPHFGGVWEREVRSVKSALYTVVGSQPVPEEVLMTVLLEVEAILNSKPLGYVSSDVADADPVTPNSLLMGRPDGSLPQVIYPESEMLSRRYWRHSQVLADRFWSKFVRDYLPGLQTRQKWQASPPDLKEKTIVMIVDPQLPRSLWPVGQVIKTHLSPDGHIRSADVKIKDQVYTRPVARLVILPALPKDGLNASK